The following coding sequences lie in one Alicyclobacillus curvatus genomic window:
- a CDS encoding phospho-N-acetylmuramoyl-pentapeptide-transferase, producing the protein MDLQALLLMAGASLVVALLLGPILIPVLHRLKFGQRIREEGPKHHQAKAGTPTMGGIIILIALLVGTLKFALQSTDVVILLIATFGFGLIGFADDFIKVVKKRNLGLRAKQKLFWQAIVTVILFLLLRVHFAALGQKFGVFIPFTHLIIPLGAFYILFLMVVLLGSTNAVNLTDGLDGLLSGTAAIVFAAYAFYAYRQTEYDVAMFCAAMVGALIGFLYYNRHPAKVFMGDTGSLAIGGALALVGVLTHSELGLILFGFVYVVEALSVIIQVFSFQVFGRRVFKMSPIHHHFELSGWSEWEVVLFFWLAAFLTAFGALLLLSF; encoded by the coding sequence ATGGATTTACAAGCGTTGCTGCTAATGGCCGGAGCATCACTCGTTGTGGCGCTGCTGCTCGGACCCATTCTGATTCCGGTGTTGCATCGACTGAAGTTCGGGCAACGAATCCGCGAGGAGGGTCCAAAGCACCATCAGGCGAAAGCAGGAACGCCAACGATGGGTGGCATCATCATTCTCATCGCACTGCTCGTTGGAACGTTAAAATTTGCCTTGCAAAGTACAGATGTGGTCATTCTACTGATTGCTACATTTGGATTCGGACTTATCGGCTTTGCAGATGATTTTATTAAAGTGGTCAAGAAACGCAATCTTGGACTGCGGGCAAAGCAAAAACTGTTTTGGCAAGCGATTGTCACGGTCATTTTGTTCCTGCTGCTGAGGGTGCATTTTGCAGCGCTCGGGCAAAAGTTTGGAGTTTTCATCCCGTTTACTCATTTGATTATTCCGCTCGGCGCATTCTATATCCTGTTTCTGATGGTGGTTCTGTTGGGGTCGACCAATGCGGTCAACCTCACAGACGGACTTGACGGGCTGCTCAGTGGCACCGCGGCGATTGTGTTTGCGGCATACGCTTTTTACGCCTATCGGCAAACGGAATACGATGTCGCGATGTTTTGTGCTGCTATGGTCGGCGCACTCATTGGGTTTTTATATTACAATCGCCATCCGGCAAAAGTGTTTATGGGTGACACGGGGTCGCTTGCCATCGGGGGAGCACTTGCATTGGTTGGCGTTTTGACGCACAGTGAACTTGGCCTCATTTTATTTGGCTTTGTGTATGTAGTTGAAGCTTTATCGGTGATTATCCAGGTCTTCTCTTTCCAGGTGTTTGGACGACGTGTTTTCAAAATGAGCCCTATTCATCACCACTTTGAGTTGTCAGGGTGGTCGGAGTGGGAGGTTGTCCTGTTCTTCTGGCTGGCAGCATTTCTGACGGCGTTCGGCGCGCTGTTGCTGCTGTCGTTCTGA